One window of the Chryseotalea sp. WA131a genome contains the following:
- a CDS encoding 3-hydroxybutyryl-CoA dehydrogenase — protein MQKIAVIGSGTMGNGIAHVFAQNGFQVSIIDLSEDALKKAMATIDKNLSRQVEKGTITVDTKSKTLANLSTTTFLKEGIKEVELVVEAATENIDLKLKIFKDLDENTKPGTILASNTSSISITKIASVTKSPANVIGMHFMNPVPIMKLVEVIRGYSTSNETTQTIMELSKKLGKIPVEVNDYPGFVANRILLPMINEAIYSLYEGVAGVEEIDTVMKLGMAHPMGPLQLADFIGLDICLSILRVLQDGFGNPKYAPCPLLVNMVQAGTTGVKSGSGFYQYKAGSKDLVVSEKFN, from the coding sequence ATGCAAAAAATTGCAGTCATTGGTTCGGGCACTATGGGCAACGGCATTGCGCACGTTTTTGCCCAAAATGGTTTCCAAGTTTCCATCATCGATCTTTCGGAAGATGCCTTGAAAAAGGCAATGGCGACCATCGACAAAAACCTTTCGCGCCAAGTAGAAAAAGGAACCATTACTGTTGATACAAAATCAAAAACATTGGCCAATCTTTCTACCACCACCTTCTTAAAAGAGGGGATTAAAGAAGTGGAGCTTGTGGTAGAGGCGGCTACCGAGAACATTGACCTAAAACTAAAAATCTTCAAAGATCTGGATGAGAACACCAAACCGGGAACAATCCTGGCTTCTAATACCTCTTCTATCTCCATTACCAAAATTGCTTCGGTAACAAAAAGTCCGGCCAACGTGATTGGCATGCACTTTATGAACCCGGTACCCATTATGAAGTTGGTGGAAGTCATTCGTGGCTACAGCACCAGCAACGAAACTACACAAACGATAATGGAACTTTCGAAAAAGCTGGGGAAAATTCCTGTGGAAGTAAACGATTACCCGGGATTTGTTGCCAACCGTATTTTGCTACCCATGATAAACGAAGCAATTTATTCTTTGTACGAAGGCGTAGCAGGCGTAGAAGAAATTGATACCGTGATGAAACTGGGTATGGCCCACCCCATGGGGCCGCTTCAATTGGCCGATTTTATTGGGTTAGACATCTGCTTGTCGATTTTGCGAGTATTGCAGGATGGCTTTGGCAACCCGAAGTACGCGCCATGTCCACTACTCGTGAATATGGTGCAAGCAGGTACAACGGGCGTAAAGTCAGGCTCTGGGTTTTATCAATACAAGGCTGGAAGCAAAGATTTGGTAGTGTCAGAAAAATTCAACTAA
- a CDS encoding DNA gyrase/topoisomerase IV subunit A: MAKKQIPNETTDKDGNVHSIAIDGMYENWFLDYASYVILERAVPRIEDGLKPVQRRIAHAIKEMDDGRFNKVANVIGSTMQYHPHGDAAIGEAIVNIGQKDLLLDTQGNWGDVRTGDSAAAPRYIEARLSKFALDVVYNPQTTEWQLSYDGRKKEPVTLPVKFPLLLAQGVEGIAVGLSTKLLPHNFCELIKASIDVLKGKNPKIYPDFPTGGIADVVEYDQGYRGGKVKVRAKIEIVDKKTLVIREIPFGTTTASLMDSIVKASEKGKIKVKQVVDNTAKDVEIAVSLQPGISPEIAIDALYAFTDCEVSISPNACVIVEDKPHFMKVNEILKYNTEQTVKLLKQELEIKKSELMEKILFSSLEKIFIEKRIYRSIEEIDTFEEVISTVDKGLKPFKKQFYREITRDDILRLLEIRIKRISKYDSFKADEVMRDLEKELKETLHHLKHLTDFAIAYYQNLLDKYGKGRERKTELKSFTSVAATEVIANNQKLYVNREDGFIGWGLKKDEFIADCSELDDVIVIRRDGKAKVSRINEKVFMGKDILHVGIWRKGDERMIYNLIYSDGKSGATFAKRFAMPAITRDKEYDLDQGNPNSKVHYLSANPNGEAEVVEVKLSQSSSARKKIFDFDFSELEIKGRGARGNTITKYPVRKVDFKESRGSTLSGLKLWFDQASGRLNKDERGKYVNKFDGEDKIIAITSSGNYKITSFETTNRYEPEKTILVEKFNPKKVISAIYWDGESKQHFVKRFLIETTTPDKEFGFISEGIGSRLEFVTTAETPEVEIEMVKGKGKEKESEVVNLEEIVDVKGWKALGNRLSQYKVTKVKPLEEPEDASASPDDDEATGTDKGTDPDSNRGKKKSLTKSQLLKKTDKQPSSGSQRKSPKGRSSTVSPQKQKPQPKRSNKQTSSAKAKKKKR; the protein is encoded by the coding sequence ATGGCTAAGAAGCAAATACCCAACGAAACAACAGATAAAGATGGCAACGTGCACTCCATCGCCATTGATGGCATGTACGAAAACTGGTTTTTGGATTACGCCTCGTATGTAATTTTAGAGCGTGCGGTACCGCGCATTGAAGATGGTCTGAAACCCGTGCAACGCAGAATTGCCCATGCCATTAAAGAAATGGACGATGGCCGTTTCAACAAGGTGGCCAACGTAATTGGTAGCACCATGCAATATCATCCCCACGGTGATGCTGCCATTGGTGAAGCGATTGTAAACATTGGTCAGAAGGATTTATTGTTGGATACGCAAGGTAACTGGGGCGATGTGCGCACGGGTGATAGTGCTGCGGCTCCTCGCTACATTGAAGCTCGCCTTTCCAAATTCGCATTGGATGTGGTGTACAATCCACAAACAACGGAGTGGCAACTATCCTACGATGGAAGAAAGAAAGAACCCGTTACGCTGCCGGTAAAATTTCCGTTGTTGTTGGCACAGGGAGTAGAAGGTATTGCTGTGGGGCTGTCAACAAAACTCCTTCCTCATAATTTTTGTGAGTTGATAAAAGCTTCCATCGATGTCTTGAAGGGCAAAAACCCAAAAATTTATCCTGACTTCCCGACAGGTGGCATTGCTGATGTAGTCGAATACGACCAAGGCTATCGAGGAGGTAAGGTAAAAGTACGCGCCAAGATTGAAATCGTTGATAAGAAAACGTTGGTCATCCGCGAGATACCGTTTGGAACAACCACAGCATCGTTGATGGATTCCATTGTGAAGGCAAGTGAGAAGGGAAAAATCAAAGTGAAGCAAGTGGTGGACAATACCGCCAAGGATGTGGAGATCGCGGTAAGCTTGCAACCCGGCATTTCACCAGAAATTGCTATTGATGCGCTGTATGCGTTTACCGATTGCGAAGTTTCAATATCACCCAACGCCTGCGTGATTGTGGAAGATAAGCCACACTTCATGAAGGTGAATGAAATTTTAAAATACAACACCGAACAAACGGTGAAACTGCTCAAACAAGAGCTCGAAATAAAGAAGAGCGAGTTGATGGAGAAGATTTTGTTTTCGTCACTTGAGAAAATCTTCATCGAGAAAAGAATCTATCGCTCCATTGAAGAAATTGACACATTTGAAGAGGTAATCAGTACTGTTGACAAAGGATTGAAGCCTTTCAAAAAGCAGTTCTATCGCGAGATTACCCGTGATGATATTCTTCGGTTGTTGGAAATTCGCATCAAGCGCATTTCAAAATACGATTCGTTTAAGGCCGATGAGGTGATGCGCGATTTAGAGAAGGAGTTGAAAGAAACCCTTCATCATTTAAAGCACCTTACCGATTTTGCCATAGCTTATTATCAGAACTTATTAGACAAATATGGCAAGGGTCGTGAGCGAAAAACGGAGCTGAAGAGTTTTACTTCGGTGGCCGCTACAGAAGTAATTGCCAACAATCAAAAATTGTATGTCAATCGCGAAGATGGTTTTATTGGGTGGGGATTAAAAAAAGATGAATTTATTGCCGACTGTTCGGAGCTGGACGATGTGATTGTTATCCGCAGAGATGGCAAAGCCAAAGTAAGCCGCATCAACGAAAAAGTTTTTATGGGCAAAGATATTTTGCACGTTGGCATTTGGCGAAAGGGCGATGAGCGCATGATTTACAATTTAATTTACAGCGATGGAAAAAGCGGAGCCACCTTTGCGAAACGTTTTGCCATGCCTGCCATTACCCGCGACAAAGAATATGATTTGGACCAAGGCAATCCAAACAGCAAAGTTCATTACCTCAGTGCCAACCCAAATGGTGAAGCCGAAGTAGTAGAAGTGAAATTGAGTCAGTCAAGCTCAGCCCGCAAGAAGATTTTTGATTTCGATTTTTCGGAATTGGAAATCAAGGGACGAGGCGCGCGTGGCAATACCATTACGAAATACCCTGTGCGTAAAGTGGATTTTAAAGAGAGCAGAGGGTCAACCCTGAGTGGATTAAAGTTGTGGTTCGACCAAGCCTCCGGCCGACTGAATAAAGATGAGCGTGGAAAATACGTCAACAAATTTGATGGTGAAGATAAAATCATCGCCATTACCTCCAGTGGCAATTATAAGATTACAAGTTTTGAAACCACCAATCGCTACGAACCTGAGAAAACCATTTTGGTAGAGAAATTCAATCCAAAAAAAGTAATCTCAGCCATTTATTGGGATGGTGAGAGCAAGCAGCATTTTGTAAAGCGCTTTTTGATTGAGACCACCACTCCCGATAAAGAATTTGGATTTATCAGCGAAGGCATTGGTTCTCGATTGGAATTTGTCACTACGGCCGAAACACCAGAGGTTGAAATTGAAATGGTGAAAGGAAAAGGCAAGGAGAAAGAAAGTGAAGTGGTGAATTTGGAAGAGATTGTAGATGTAAAGGGATGGAAAGCACTGGGCAACCGACTCTCGCAATACAAAGTAACCAAGGTCAAGCCATTGGAAGAGCCTGAAGATGCTTCAGCCAGCCCAGACGATGACGAGGCGACCGGAACCGACAAGGGTACTGACCCCGATAGCAATCGGGGAAAAAAAAAATCCTTGACGAAGAGCCAGTTGTTGAAGAAGACGGACAAACAGCCCTCTTCGGGGAGCCAAAGGAAAAGCCCCAAGGGCCGCTCGTCAACGGTCAGCCCCCAAAAGCAAAAGCCCCAACCAAAGAGGTCAAACAAGCAGACCTCTTCAGCGAAGGCAAAGAAGAAAAAGAGGTAA
- a CDS encoding tetratricopeptide repeat protein codes for MIKNKIQPMLKYFIAITLTLAGSSLFAQNETKRYLGKHFGDHPNVEYFIEKKLSKKANILTYEEIRYDRNQIRTATYFSYRHVVKLTVTDNVPVVVYDSAAAASGEFVFSVTVKGDSLIDNTGKLFPKAGKGDPLTFTSFEGLELYLRYNPPTRNFQVDFNYLDEAPKFFRPFRMKTIGEIKIAVSDQYIADCYELAVFSLDSSNVADGKLYIDKSTYEVVKKEYIVHEKTDAAMGDVKSVANELMVSTNYEIDLSSIATPSASDYVEAAFTKINRNGDYNEALKIIDKALDNNISFDLIQARLRIMTNQKTSTETIKFLKAYWDNSNLTAMDLHRLGRSFLRDGKIDMATEIFEHNARKHSSNYVTLVGLARVYSVKGELKKAKDLLEQSLKLDMDEGNRTNIKNNIMRLSKGEKML; via the coding sequence ATGATTAAAAACAAAATACAGCCGATGTTAAAATATTTCATTGCCATTACTCTCACCCTCGCAGGATCAAGTCTATTTGCCCAAAATGAAACCAAACGATATCTAGGCAAACACTTTGGCGATCATCCAAATGTGGAATATTTCATTGAAAAGAAGTTAAGTAAGAAAGCCAATATACTTACTTATGAAGAGATACGCTACGACCGCAATCAAATACGAACGGCAACTTATTTTTCGTATAGGCATGTGGTAAAATTAACCGTAACAGATAACGTTCCTGTTGTTGTGTATGATAGTGCTGCTGCAGCCTCCGGTGAATTCGTATTTTCGGTTACTGTTAAAGGCGACTCCCTGATTGACAATACTGGTAAGTTATTTCCAAAGGCTGGGAAAGGTGACCCGCTAACATTTACTTCCTTCGAAGGATTGGAACTCTATTTGAGGTATAATCCTCCCACTCGAAATTTTCAGGTTGATTTCAACTATTTGGATGAGGCTCCAAAATTCTTTAGACCTTTTAGAATGAAAACCATTGGGGAGATTAAGATCGCAGTTTCAGACCAATACATTGCTGATTGTTATGAGCTAGCAGTCTTCTCTTTGGATAGTAGCAACGTAGCTGATGGGAAACTATACATTGACAAGAGTACCTACGAGGTAGTTAAGAAAGAATACATTGTGCATGAAAAAACGGATGCAGCCATGGGGGATGTAAAGAGTGTAGCGAACGAATTGATGGTGTCAACTAATTATGAAATTGATTTAAGTTCAATAGCTACGCCCTCTGCATCTGACTATGTAGAAGCAGCCTTCACTAAGATAAATCGAAATGGAGACTACAATGAGGCTCTGAAAATAATCGATAAGGCTTTGGACAATAACATATCATTCGATTTGATTCAAGCTCGCTTGCGAATTATGACGAATCAAAAGACAAGCACAGAAACGATCAAGTTTCTGAAAGCTTATTGGGACAACAGCAATTTAACGGCCATGGATTTGCACCGATTAGGGAGGTCGTTTTTAAGGGATGGTAAAATTGATATGGCCACAGAAATCTTTGAGCATAATGCCCGAAAGCACTCAAGCAACTACGTCACATTGGTAGGTTTGGCGCGGGTATATAGTGTGAAAGGCGAACTTAAAAAAGCGAAAGACCTTTTAGAGCAATCCCTAAAGTTAGACATGGACGAAGGAAACAGAACCAATATTAAAAATAACATCATGCGCCTAAGCAAAGGAGAGAAAATGTTATAG
- a CDS encoding histidine kinase codes for MNQKPTPNNLFLLQGVTWLVVFLLMFLNKLQYKPWLQGLAYSIISLCVYMIIIYVHAGWLIPQFFLAKKYFVYTLLAIVLLVVLNFGDIYFSLYIQNTFFSADKVNPTRNMILSNGINVILVFLVSILFILAMNYFRLSNAQETAKAERVKAELGLLKQQLQPHFLFNTLNNIYYVAQKKSPEAADLIERLSGIMRYFIEESPREKVMLESEIELLKSYIELERIRVKNEIEVEFKLEGVLNGIGIHPLLLMPIVENIFKHGIDKRSQVNIIRLHLKVNQGRLYFETQNRLVLTTEQEYAGGIGIANLKKRLSLYYGNNYEVSARVVEDFYFCKVNFPIHEL; via the coding sequence ATGAATCAAAAGCCAACACCAAACAATCTATTTTTATTGCAAGGCGTTACCTGGCTGGTGGTTTTTCTCCTGATGTTCCTAAATAAATTGCAATACAAGCCCTGGCTTCAGGGGCTTGCCTATTCCATCATCAGTTTATGTGTATATATGATTATTATTTATGTGCATGCAGGCTGGTTGATTCCACAATTCTTTTTGGCCAAAAAGTATTTTGTTTATACGTTATTAGCTATTGTCTTGCTGGTAGTCTTAAATTTCGGTGACATCTACTTTTCGTTGTACATTCAAAACACTTTTTTTTCTGCTGATAAAGTAAACCCTACCAGAAATATGATTTTGTCCAACGGTATCAACGTCATACTGGTATTTCTTGTTAGCATCTTGTTTATCCTTGCGATGAATTATTTTCGCCTAAGCAATGCTCAGGAAACAGCAAAGGCTGAAAGGGTTAAAGCAGAGTTAGGTTTGTTGAAACAACAGTTGCAACCCCACTTTTTGTTTAACACACTCAACAATATTTACTATGTGGCTCAAAAAAAATCTCCCGAAGCAGCGGATCTGATTGAGCGACTATCAGGAATCATGCGCTATTTTATTGAAGAGAGCCCACGGGAAAAGGTGATGTTGGAAAGTGAGATTGAGTTGTTGAAGAGCTATATTGAATTGGAGCGTATTCGGGTGAAGAATGAGATAGAAGTTGAATTTAAGTTGGAAGGAGTTTTAAATGGCATTGGGATACATCCCTTGTTGTTAATGCCGATTGTAGAAAATATTTTTAAACACGGGATTGATAAAAGAAGTCAGGTGAACATTATCCGACTGCATCTGAAGGTGAACCAGGGACGATTGTACTTTGAGACACAAAATAGGTTAGTATTAACAACTGAACAAGAATACGCTGGTGGGATTGGCATTGCCAATCTTAAGAAGAGATTAAGTTTATATTATGGAAATAACTACGAAGTAAGTGCAAGGGTGGTGGAAGACTTTTATTTTTGCAAGGTCAATTTTCCAATTCATGAGCTTTAG
- a CDS encoding DNA polymerase III subunit alpha: MYLNCHTGFSFKYGTLPIKTLFEEARRCGVHKLALTEINNVSSYLEMLRLCHENYPQENGLTKYGKPAHRLSIAVGIDFRSDIKSATPDYIAIAKNNKGFEVINRFLSFHNREAKILPTRAPEFDQVLVIYPFGKIEPDQLKANEYIGVALHDLHAFTMHPQREDYAYKFVALHPVTFLPPERAVQPKTKKEKIIYRDHNTHRLLRCIAHNTLLSKLPEHFQAHKEEYMLPEEELKKQFEHFLDLVLNAQSLLDQCSIECALGEDKNKKFFTHSQKEDLKFLRAETAKGYAWRFGNNLSVWESHIEKELRIIAKKGFTAYYLIAYDLVRFAKKNGYDFVGRGSGANSTVAYCLGITNVDPIELDLYFERFLNEERVSPPDFDIDFSWDNRDAVYEYFFNKYGYDHVCLLGTHVTYQGKSIIRELGKVFGLPKEEIDQLVEGRKQDMERDHIAQKVMGYADYIVAKELPANISIHAGGVLITEKSIYQYTATEFPPKSLPVSQFEMHAAEDFGLYKFDILSQRGLGHIKDAVRLVKKNKSIDVDVHQFKEFKKDEKIKDLMRNSKAMGCFYVESPAMRMLLGKLRCSDYLTLVAASSIIRPGVSSSGMMKAYIERFHITQKGGTYESIHPIMDDLMRETYGVMVYQEDVIRVAHHFAGLTLTEADVLRRGMSGKYRSREEFQRVKDRFFEGCAARGYGPKVTNRVWFEIESFAGYSFAKGHSASYAVESYQSLFLKAHYPLEFMVGVINNFGGFYRTEFYFHEARMNGGKINAPCVNHSEYLTTIEGDEIYIGFIHLKSLESKVAQAIPHERQKKGTYKSLDNFLRRNPGIGLEQLRILIRLGSFRFTGKTKQQLLWESMLYFSSTKSKPTTTIDLFDTEPKEFPLPELKHNPLEDAFDEIELLGFPLCNPFDLLATQNYGDTRAVELTTKKGKQVCMVGYIVTTKSASTMKTKEHMAFGTFYDVEGNVFDTVHFPDSARKFPFRGRGFYELKGKVTEDFGVYMLEVHGMDKLPMVSKRADQAMAEVMDARPGS, translated from the coding sequence ATGTACCTCAACTGCCACACGGGCTTCAGTTTTAAATACGGCACGCTGCCGATCAAAACGCTTTTTGAGGAAGCTAGGCGTTGTGGCGTTCACAAACTAGCACTTACCGAAATCAATAATGTGTCTTCGTATTTGGAGATGCTGCGCCTGTGCCATGAAAACTATCCGCAAGAAAATGGGCTTACGAAATACGGAAAGCCAGCGCACCGGTTGAGTATAGCCGTAGGCATCGACTTTCGTTCAGACATCAAATCGGCCACACCCGATTACATTGCCATCGCCAAAAACAATAAAGGCTTTGAGGTCATCAACCGATTTTTGTCTTTTCATAACCGCGAAGCAAAAATATTGCCTACGCGCGCGCCCGAGTTTGATCAAGTACTTGTCATTTATCCGTTTGGCAAAATCGAACCCGACCAACTGAAAGCCAACGAATACATTGGCGTGGCCTTACATGATTTACATGCCTTTACTATGCATCCACAGCGCGAAGACTATGCATACAAATTTGTGGCGTTGCACCCCGTTACTTTTCTTCCGCCCGAGCGCGCTGTACAACCAAAAACAAAAAAAGAGAAAATCATTTACCGCGATCACAACACCCATCGCTTGCTGCGGTGCATTGCGCACAACACCTTGTTAAGCAAATTGCCCGAACACTTTCAGGCGCACAAAGAAGAGTACATGCTGCCCGAAGAGGAATTGAAAAAACAGTTTGAGCATTTTCTTGATCTCGTTCTCAATGCTCAATCGCTGCTCGATCAATGTTCGATAGAGTGCGCTTTGGGCGAAGACAAAAACAAAAAATTCTTTACGCACAGTCAAAAAGAAGATCTAAAATTTTTGAGAGCCGAAACCGCCAAAGGCTATGCGTGGCGTTTTGGCAACAATCTTTCCGTTTGGGAGTCGCACATCGAAAAAGAACTTCGCATCATTGCCAAAAAAGGCTTCACCGCCTATTACCTGATCGCCTATGACTTGGTTCGTTTTGCAAAAAAGAACGGCTACGATTTTGTGGGGCGCGGCAGTGGCGCCAACAGCACGGTAGCCTATTGCCTCGGAATCACCAATGTAGACCCCATTGAATTGGATTTGTACTTTGAACGTTTTCTGAACGAAGAACGCGTATCGCCTCCTGATTTTGATATTGACTTTTCGTGGGACAACCGCGATGCCGTGTACGAATATTTTTTCAACAAATACGGCTACGACCATGTTTGTCTGTTGGGCACGCACGTCACCTACCAAGGTAAATCCATTATTCGCGAATTGGGCAAAGTATTTGGCTTGCCTAAAGAAGAAATTGACCAACTGGTAGAAGGCCGCAAACAAGACATGGAGCGCGACCACATCGCACAAAAGGTAATGGGCTATGCGGATTACATTGTCGCCAAAGAACTGCCTGCCAATATTTCCATTCACGCGGGCGGTGTACTCATCACCGAAAAATCAATTTATCAATATACAGCCACCGAGTTCCCACCTAAAAGTTTGCCCGTATCGCAATTTGAAATGCATGCGGCCGAAGACTTCGGGCTTTACAAATTTGATATTTTAAGTCAGCGCGGGCTGGGCCATATCAAAGATGCCGTGCGGTTGGTGAAGAAAAATAAATCGATTGATGTAGATGTGCATCAGTTCAAAGAATTTAAGAAAGACGAAAAAATCAAAGACCTGATGCGCAACAGCAAGGCCATGGGTTGCTTTTATGTGGAGTCGCCCGCGATGCGCATGCTGTTGGGCAAGTTGCGTTGCTCCGATTACCTCACGCTGGTGGCGGCCAGTTCCATCATTCGGCCGGGTGTTTCCAGTTCGGGCATGATGAAGGCCTACATCGAGCGATTTCACATCACACAAAAAGGAGGCACGTATGAATCGATTCACCCCATCATGGATGATCTGATGCGCGAAACCTATGGCGTGATGGTGTACCAAGAAGATGTGATTCGCGTGGCCCACCACTTTGCAGGGCTCACGCTTACTGAAGCCGATGTGTTGCGAAGAGGCATGTCGGGCAAGTACCGCTCGCGCGAAGAATTTCAGAGGGTGAAAGATCGCTTTTTTGAAGGATGCGCAGCGCGTGGCTACGGTCCAAAAGTCACCAACCGGGTTTGGTTTGAAATTGAAAGTTTTGCCGGCTACTCGTTTGCCAAAGGCCACTCGGCCAGCTATGCAGTGGAAAGTTACCAGAGCCTTTTTTTGAAGGCGCACTATCCGTTAGAGTTCATGGTGGGTGTGATCAATAATTTTGGTGGCTTCTACCGAACGGAGTTTTATTTTCACGAAGCCCGAATGAACGGTGGAAAAATAAACGCACCGTGTGTCAACCACAGCGAATACCTCACCACCATCGAGGGCGATGAAATCTACATTGGCTTCATCCACCTCAAAAGTTTAGAATCAAAAGTAGCGCAGGCCATTCCGCACGAGCGGCAAAAAAAAGGTACATATAAAAGTTTAGACAATTTTCTACGGAGAAATCCGGGCATTGGGTTGGAGCAATTGCGAATACTGATTCGCTTGGGGTCTTTCCGCTTTACGGGAAAAACCAAACAACAACTCTTGTGGGAATCGATGCTCTACTTCAGCAGTACAAAATCGAAACCCACCACCACCATTGATTTGTTTGATACCGAGCCTAAGGAATTTCCATTGCCCGAATTAAAACATAATCCGTTAGAAGATGCCTTCGATGAAATTGAACTGCTGGGGTTTCCGCTATGTAATCCATTTGATTTGCTGGCCACCCAAAATTATGGAGACACGCGCGCGGTTGAGCTTACCACGAAAAAGGGAAAACAGGTTTGCATGGTAGGATACATCGTGACCACCAAAAGTGCTTCCACCATGAAGACAAAAGAACACATGGCATTCGGCACTTTTTACGATGTGGAGGGTAACGTTTTTGATACCGTGCACTTCCCCGATTCCGCACGCAAGTTTCCCTTTCGGGGAAGAGGGTTTTATGAGCTGAAAGGTAAGGTGACCGAAGATTTTGGAGTGTATATGCTAGAGGTACACGGGATGGACAAGCTGCCCATGGTGAGCAAACGAGCCGATCAGGCAATGGCCGAGGTGATGGATGCGAGGCCAGGTTCTTAA
- a CDS encoding type IIA DNA topoisomerase subunit B, translated as MAKDTIEYNESSIKSLDWREHIRLRPGMYIGKLGDGSAKDDGIYVLVKEVIDNCIDEHMMGYGKTIDVKITDQHVMVRDYGRGIPLGKVVDVVSKINTGAKYDSGAFQKSVGLNGVGTKAVNALSNYFKVQAFRDGQTKLAEFKKGVLTADPKVTKSDEKNGTLVEFEPDNTMFKSYHFIPEYLDDLMWNYAFLNAGLTINYNGRKFYSKDGLLDLLKQKSDAEEIRYPIIHCKGDDIEYALTHGNQYGEEYYSYVNGQNTTQGGTHLAAFREGLVRGVRDFYKKDFDAADIRASIVGAIAVRVQEPVFESQTKTKLGSINMAPEGGASVKNFVGDFVAKELEIFLHKNPTAADALQKRILQSERERKEIAGIKKLANERAKKANLHNKKLRDCRFHFDDAKGEKGTESMIFITEGDSASGSITKSRNVETQAVFSLRGKPLNCYSLTKKVVYENEEFNLLQHALNIEDGLDGLRYNKVIIATDADVDGMHIRLLLMTFFLQFFPDLVKANHVYVLETPLFRVRNKKETIYCYSEEEKQAAVAKLGSKPEITRFKGLGEISPDEFGTFIGESIRLQPVLLNKESHLAKLLEFYMGKNTPDRQDFIIDNLRIELDKVETKEEVVAIEE; from the coding sequence ATGGCTAAAGACACGATTGAATACAACGAGTCGAGCATTAAGTCGCTCGACTGGCGCGAACACATTCGCTTGCGCCCCGGCATGTACATTGGCAAGTTGGGCGATGGCTCGGCCAAAGACGATGGCATTTATGTGCTGGTGAAAGAGGTGATTGACAACTGTATTGACGAACACATGATGGGCTACGGCAAAACCATCGATGTGAAAATTACCGACCAACATGTAATGGTGCGTGACTACGGTCGCGGTATTCCGCTCGGCAAGGTGGTAGATGTGGTTTCTAAAATCAATACTGGCGCGAAGTACGATTCGGGTGCGTTTCAAAAATCAGTGGGGTTGAATGGTGTGGGTACCAAAGCCGTGAATGCGCTCTCCAACTATTTCAAAGTCCAGGCTTTCCGCGATGGGCAAACCAAACTAGCGGAGTTTAAAAAAGGTGTGCTAACGGCCGACCCGAAGGTGACCAAAAGCGATGAAAAGAACGGAACGCTGGTGGAGTTTGAGCCGGACAACACGATGTTTAAGAGCTATCACTTCATCCCCGAGTATTTGGATGACTTGATGTGGAACTATGCGTTCTTGAATGCGGGATTGACCATTAACTATAACGGTCGCAAATTCTATTCGAAGGACGGTCTGCTCGATCTATTGAAACAGAAATCAGATGCCGAAGAAATTCGCTACCCAATCATCCACTGCAAAGGAGATGATATTGAATATGCCTTGACGCATGGCAATCAATATGGCGAAGAGTATTATAGTTACGTAAACGGACAAAACACCACACAAGGAGGCACGCACTTGGCCGCTTTCCGCGAAGGCCTTGTGCGTGGCGTGCGCGATTTCTACAAAAAAGATTTTGATGCGGCCGATATACGGGCCAGCATCGTAGGGGCGATTGCGGTGCGCGTACAAGAGCCTGTGTTTGAGTCACAGACCAAAACCAAACTTGGTTCCATCAACATGGCGCCAGAAGGCGGGGCGAGTGTTAAGAATTTTGTGGGCGATTTTGTAGCGAAGGAACTGGAGATTTTTCTCCACAAAAACCCAACCGCTGCAGATGCACTGCAAAAGAGAATTTTGCAATCGGAGCGAGAACGTAAAGAAATTGCTGGGATCAAAAAATTGGCCAACGAGCGCGCCAAGAAAGCAAACCTTCATAACAAAAAACTTCGCGATTGCCGCTTTCATTTTGATGACGCTAAAGGAGAGAAGGGAACCGAATCGATGATTTTTATTACAGAAGGGGATTCGGCCAGCGGCTCCATTACCAAATCGCGCAATGTAGAAACCCAAGCCGTATTCAGCTTGCGCGGAAAGCCATTGAATTGCTACTCCCTCACTAAAAAAGTGGTTTACGAAAACGAAGAATTCAATCTGCTTCAACACGCACTCAATATTGAAGATGGATTGGATGGACTTCGTTATAACAAAGTAATCATCGCCACGGATGCTGATGTGGATGGTATGCATATTCGCTTGTTGTTGATGACGTTCTTTTTGCAGTTCTTCCCGGATTTGGTGAAAGCCAACCACGTATATGTGTTAGAAACTCCGCTGTTCCGGGTGCGGAATAAAAAGGAAACCATTTATTGCTACAGCGAAGAAGAAAAGCAAGCGGCTGTTGCCAAACTGGGCAGTAAGCCTGAGATTACTCGATTCAAAGGTTTGGGTGAAATTTCCCCTGATGAATTTGGAACGTTCATTGGCGAAAGCATCCGCTTGCAACCCGTGTTGTTAAATAAGGAAAGTCACCTCGCCAAGTTATTGGAATTCTACATGGGCAAAAACACTCCCGATCGACAAGATTTTATTATTGATAATTTGAGAATAGAATTGGATAAAGTAGAGACCAAGGAAGAGGTAGTGGCGATTGAAGAATAG